In a single window of the Allobranchiibius huperziae genome:
- a CDS encoding Fpg/Nei family DNA glycosylase → MPELPEVQGLTDFLRARVVDLAMTGVEVGSFSVMKTFDPPPQALQGLLVTGVERHGKFIDIDADGIHLIFHLARAGWLRWSEQSPATMLRPGKSPIALRVRFSDGAGFDLTEAGTQKRLAAYVVRSPQDVPGIASLGPDPLHESFTRDVFAGILEGRRTQIKGLLRDQSVIAGVGNAYSDEVLHAAKLSPYAVAGSLSDEQVSVLYDALEQILRGAVATASGKPAKDLKDAKRAGMRVHGRTGEACPVCGDVVREVSFADRSMQYCATCQTGGKVLADRRMSRLLK, encoded by the coding sequence GTGCCCGAGTTACCCGAGGTGCAAGGTCTGACCGACTTCCTGCGCGCCCGTGTGGTCGACCTCGCGATGACCGGTGTCGAGGTCGGGTCGTTCAGCGTGATGAAGACCTTCGACCCGCCGCCGCAGGCGTTGCAGGGTCTGCTCGTGACCGGGGTGGAGCGGCACGGCAAGTTCATCGACATCGACGCCGACGGGATCCACCTGATCTTTCACCTGGCGAGAGCCGGCTGGCTGCGCTGGTCCGAGCAGTCGCCGGCCACGATGCTGCGGCCGGGCAAGTCCCCGATCGCGCTGCGGGTGCGGTTCTCCGACGGCGCGGGGTTCGACCTCACGGAGGCCGGCACCCAGAAGCGGCTCGCCGCGTACGTCGTGCGCTCGCCGCAGGACGTGCCCGGCATCGCCTCGCTCGGCCCGGACCCGTTGCACGAGTCCTTCACCCGTGACGTGTTCGCCGGGATCCTGGAGGGTCGCCGCACCCAGATCAAGGGCCTGCTGCGCGACCAGTCCGTCATCGCCGGGGTCGGCAACGCCTACTCCGACGAGGTGCTGCACGCGGCCAAGCTCTCGCCGTACGCCGTCGCCGGTTCGCTGTCGGACGAGCAGGTCTCAGTGCTCTACGACGCGCTGGAGCAGATCCTGCGCGGTGCGGTGGCGACGGCGTCCGGCAAGCCGGCGAAGGACCTGAAGGATGCCAAACGCGCGGGCATGCGGGTGCACGGACGCACCGGCGAGGCCTGCCCGGTCTGCGGAGACGTCGTCCGCGAGGTGTCGTTCGCGGATCGGTCGATGCAGTACTGCGCCACGTGCCAGACCGGGGGAAAGGTGCTGGCTGATCGCCGGATGTCGCGACTGCTCAAGTAA
- a CDS encoding rhodanese-like domain-containing protein: protein MSESTTPQQLPDDAVVLDVREQDEWDAGHAPGAVHIPLGDLPTHLDDLPPDDTTLPVICRSGGRSSQAVAWLSQQGFDVANVDGGMRAWASAGKPLTADSGEPRVI, encoded by the coding sequence ATGAGTGAATCGACCACCCCGCAGCAGCTGCCCGACGACGCGGTCGTCCTCGATGTCCGCGAGCAGGACGAGTGGGACGCGGGTCATGCGCCGGGCGCGGTGCACATCCCGCTCGGCGACCTGCCCACCCATCTGGACGACCTGCCTCCGGACGACACCACGCTTCCGGTCATCTGCCGATCTGGCGGCCGCTCCTCACAGGCGGTCGCGTGGCTGAGCCAGCAGGGATTCGACGTCGCCAACGTCGACGGCGGCATGCGCGCCTGGGCGTCGGCCGGCAAGCCGCTGACCGCCGACTCCGGGGAACCGCGCGTCATCTGA
- the pdxY gene encoding pyridoxal kinase PdxY, with the protein MKVMSIQSSVAYGYAGNSSAVFTLQRLGHEVWPVHTVHFSNHTGYGEWRGIVLEPQTVGDVITGIEERGVLPECDAVLSGYQGAPPVGEIVLDAVARVKSANPAAVYCADPVMGDVGRGFYVQAGIPEFMRDRIVPTADIVTPNQFELEYLTGSSIRSVADLLAAVEALRRQGPDTVLVTSVQTDQTPADSVQMVAVSREGAFQVTTPLMPLHVSGCGDATAAIFLARVMTEGVAHALATTADSVFAIIEATHAAGTRELQLISAQDEIAHPRGRFEARPV; encoded by the coding sequence GTGAAGGTCATGTCCATCCAGTCCTCCGTCGCCTACGGCTATGCCGGCAACAGCTCTGCCGTCTTCACGCTGCAGCGCCTCGGGCACGAGGTCTGGCCGGTGCATACCGTGCACTTCTCCAACCACACCGGGTACGGCGAGTGGCGCGGCATCGTCCTCGAGCCGCAGACGGTCGGCGACGTCATCACCGGCATAGAGGAACGCGGCGTGCTGCCCGAGTGCGACGCCGTGCTGTCGGGCTACCAGGGCGCGCCGCCCGTGGGCGAGATCGTCCTGGACGCGGTGGCCAGGGTGAAGTCGGCCAACCCGGCGGCCGTGTACTGCGCCGATCCGGTGATGGGTGACGTGGGCCGTGGGTTCTACGTGCAGGCGGGGATCCCGGAGTTCATGCGCGACCGGATCGTGCCGACCGCGGACATCGTCACCCCGAACCAGTTCGAGCTGGAGTACCTCACCGGCAGCTCGATCCGCTCGGTGGCCGATCTGCTCGCGGCTGTCGAGGCGCTACGACGGCAGGGTCCCGACACGGTCCTGGTCACCTCGGTGCAGACCGACCAGACGCCGGCCGACTCGGTGCAGATGGTGGCGGTGAGCCGTGAGGGGGCGTTCCAGGTGACCACACCGCTGATGCCTCTGCACGTGAGCGGGTGCGGTGACGCGACCGCCGCGATCTTCCTGGCGCGGGTGATGACCGAGGGGGTGGCGCACGCGCTGGCCACCACGGCCGACTCGGTCTTCGCGATCATCGAGGCGACGCACGCGGCGGGCACTCGCGAGCTCCAGTTGATCAGCGCCCAGGACGAGATCGCACACCCCCGTGGACGATTCGAGGCTCGGCCGGTCTGA
- a CDS encoding L,D-transpeptidase family protein, with protein sequence MTAIDRRTLLATTIGSSAFAIVGGAMLAAPADAATTTRPVLKMGSTGSWVLSAQHAMWNAGYWCGPMDGQFGFVVQQAVWAVQKANAIPTTGEIDAPTWTAIDSQHRAWPRYAGNHIEIDKTRQLLMVARGGRSAITLNTSTGSGRTFEYEGHPAIARTPSGNFKIYRKTTTGWVYGPLGGLYKPYYFVGGIAVHGSPSIPPYPDSHGCCRVSTAAQDYLISGGGLQMSELVYVY encoded by the coding sequence ATGACTGCTATCGATCGACGGACTCTGCTTGCCACGACCATCGGTTCCTCCGCATTCGCGATCGTCGGCGGGGCGATGCTCGCGGCCCCCGCGGACGCGGCGACCACGACCCGGCCGGTGCTCAAGATGGGGTCCACCGGCAGCTGGGTGCTGTCGGCGCAGCACGCCATGTGGAACGCCGGCTACTGGTGCGGCCCCATGGACGGCCAGTTCGGGTTCGTGGTGCAGCAGGCGGTGTGGGCCGTGCAGAAGGCCAACGCCATCCCCACCACCGGCGAGATCGACGCCCCCACGTGGACCGCGATCGACAGCCAGCACCGTGCGTGGCCGCGCTACGCCGGCAACCACATCGAGATCGACAAGACCCGCCAGTTGCTGATGGTGGCACGCGGCGGACGCAGCGCGATCACGTTGAACACCTCCACCGGCTCCGGCCGCACGTTCGAGTACGAGGGGCACCCGGCGATCGCGCGCACCCCGTCCGGGAACTTCAAGATCTACCGCAAGACGACGACGGGCTGGGTCTACGGCCCGCTCGGCGGGTTGTACAAGCCCTACTACTTCGTCGGCGGCATCGCCGTGCACGGTTCGCCGAGCATCCCGCCCTACCCCGACTCGCACGGGTGCTGCCGGGTGTCGACGGCCGCGCAGGACTACCTCATCTCCGGCGGCGGTCTGCAGATGAGCGAGTTGGTCTACGTCTACTGA
- a CDS encoding GNAT family N-acetyltransferase, translating to MPIGPAPSTVTTARLMLRPMTEDDACDQRVLAWHTDPRGYELMYEQPYPDAATAAGRLRSWADRWSSVGVGYWIAERDGVPVGIGGVDPLTFEGRDHLNLYYRLDPSARGQGLAREIAAAGTAYAAEWWPDRPVLARIAPTNAPSVKVARAAGLLDVGARRAPQDPKDQPAPRLLRSPLARVGPVTAGDPAYDELLDLWCRVNDSGGAVGFEAHAPREAVADALERHLADAGTTLVRLHAPTSLGRDDPSPTGQLLGFGFVVQPTHVAVRHRCSLMRVMTDPEQRGANLGCLLMGALHAHARSQGCELVQIDYRGGTGLGAFYQRCGYVETGRVPGGLRFSFGDRDDVAMTRRLDGLPLRQ from the coding sequence ATGCCGATCGGTCCCGCGCCCAGCACCGTCACCACCGCGCGCCTCATGCTGCGACCGATGACGGAGGACGACGCGTGCGATCAGCGGGTCCTGGCCTGGCACACCGATCCTCGCGGATACGAGCTGATGTACGAACAGCCCTACCCTGATGCCGCGACCGCGGCCGGTCGGCTCCGGTCATGGGCGGATCGGTGGAGCAGCGTCGGCGTCGGCTACTGGATCGCGGAGCGGGACGGCGTCCCCGTCGGCATCGGCGGGGTCGATCCGCTGACGTTCGAGGGGCGCGACCACCTCAACCTCTACTACCGACTGGATCCCTCAGCGCGCGGGCAGGGTCTGGCCCGCGAGATCGCCGCGGCCGGCACGGCGTACGCCGCCGAGTGGTGGCCGGACCGCCCGGTGCTGGCCCGCATCGCACCGACGAATGCGCCGTCGGTGAAGGTCGCGCGGGCCGCCGGACTCCTGGACGTCGGCGCGCGGCGAGCACCGCAGGACCCGAAGGACCAGCCCGCGCCGAGGCTGCTGCGTTCGCCCCTCGCTCGGGTGGGGCCGGTCACCGCCGGCGACCCGGCGTACGACGAGCTGCTCGACCTGTGGTGCCGGGTCAACGACAGCGGTGGGGCGGTCGGGTTCGAAGCCCACGCACCGCGCGAAGCAGTGGCCGACGCTCTCGAGCGGCACCTCGCGGACGCGGGCACCACCCTTGTGCGACTGCACGCCCCGACGTCCCTGGGACGAGACGATCCGTCCCCGACCGGACAGCTGCTGGGGTTCGGATTCGTGGTGCAGCCGACGCATGTCGCGGTGCGGCACCGGTGCTCGCTCATGCGGGTGATGACCGATCCGGAGCAGCGTGGAGCGAATCTGGGATGCCTGCTGATGGGAGCGCTGCACGCGCACGCCCGGTCGCAGGGATGCGAACTGGTGCAGATCGACTACCGCGGAGGCACCGGTCTGGGTGCCTTCTACCAGCGCTGCGGCTACGTCGAGACCGGCCGGGTGCCCGGTGGGCTGCGCTTCAGTTTCGGCGACCGCGACGACGTGGCGATGACCCGTCGCCTCGACGGGCTTCCCCTGCGTCAGTAG
- a CDS encoding ABC transporter ATP-binding protein: MTTTTTQIAARAVDLVKTYGSGSTTVQALNAVNVELVRGEFTAIMGPSGSGKSTLMHCLAGLDSVSSGSVSIGDAELSGLSDNKMTALRRDRIGFVFQSFNLVPTLTALENITLPMDLAGRKPDKEWLDNVIDTLGIRDRLGHRPSELSGGQQQRVACARALASQPDIVFGDEPTGNLDSRSSAEVLGILRSSVDRLGQTVVVVTHDPRAAAYADRVLFLADGDIVNEMRDPTEARVLDLMKTMED; encoded by the coding sequence ATGACCACGACGACCACTCAGATCGCCGCGCGCGCCGTCGACCTGGTGAAGACGTACGGCAGCGGCAGCACCACGGTGCAGGCGCTGAACGCCGTCAACGTCGAGCTCGTGCGGGGCGAGTTCACCGCGATCATGGGGCCATCCGGCTCGGGCAAGTCGACGCTCATGCACTGCCTGGCCGGTCTCGACTCGGTCTCGTCCGGTTCGGTGAGCATCGGCGACGCGGAGCTGTCGGGGCTGTCGGACAACAAGATGACCGCACTGCGGCGCGACCGGATCGGTTTCGTCTTCCAGTCCTTCAACCTCGTGCCGACGCTGACCGCCCTGGAGAACATCACGCTGCCGATGGACCTTGCCGGTCGGAAACCGGACAAGGAGTGGCTCGACAACGTCATCGACACCCTCGGCATCCGCGACCGTCTCGGGCACCGCCCGAGTGAGTTGTCCGGTGGTCAGCAGCAGCGGGTGGCGTGCGCGCGAGCGCTCGCCTCCCAGCCCGACATCGTCTTCGGCGACGAGCCGACCGGCAACCTGGACTCCCGCTCCTCCGCGGAGGTGCTCGGGATCCTGCGCAGCTCCGTCGACCGGCTCGGGCAGACGGTCGTAGTCGTCACCCACGACCCGCGCGCCGCGGCGTACGCCGATCGCGTGCTCTTCCTCGCCGACGGCGACATCGTCAACGAGATGCGCGACCCCACCGAGGCGCGGGTGCTGGACCTGATGAAGACGATGGAGGACTGA
- a CDS encoding FtsX-like permease family protein: protein MPRRPMGRVSIRNLRAHKVRLILTVLSVILGTAFVTGSYVFTDTLKHSFTGIFNDAYKGIATHVEPAHSYDAGVPFGDLATIRRVSGVDRVAPGVERPAALVNSQGTKVASGGAPSVADTWTVPADRIGDPTQFESGGPPTASGEAVINAGAARKGDIKVGDRVRIVLSNRPVLTLTVSGIYRTKTESGGYIGVLLSPAQAVQVLSDGRHYTSVDVSAKPGVSEDELTSRIAKILPSGLTVETGTKLRDDTNAQIQTALSFVNYLLLAFGFIALIVGTFIIYNTFSMIVAQRLRELALLRAVGASRKQVRRSVLLEALFTGVIGSVLGIVGGVGLAIGLRELLNAFNVGLPSGTLLLRPRTLVVALVLGVGVTLLSAYIPARRASSIAPVEAMREEFAIPSASSSTRRTILGLALLVLGVVLTVLGATSSSTSHGSALIGAGLLGVGGAALMLSPVLARIVIPPIGWVAGRPFGRPGTLAPSNAVRNPRRTAATAFALTLGLLIVSGISVIGASAKGSVNHLFDNNVRADLVLTAGQQGTVPQPAIDAAAKQDGVGSMTQFHLAFGLLDGAEETGSGVDGPLPAVLALTPVSGSISPTGDNLVASESKARERGWTIGSMHTLTHPGVGSVRLKLVGIYQDSQLAGAWLVSGATYRSLTPANERAAEVGLIRVAPGADLSQVQARVEKATNPYYVVSVDTRTQFKGQIAAQVNTLLGLLYALLALAIVIAILGIINTLALSVVERRREIGMMRAVGMMRRQVRRTIYLESFLIAVFGALLGLALGIVYGVLFTKLLKDQGLNVLVIPWTQALAFLVVAGIVGVLAALWPGVRAARTPPLAAIVDA from the coding sequence GTGCCGCGTCGCCCGATGGGACGGGTGTCGATCCGCAACCTGCGCGCGCACAAGGTGCGGCTGATCCTGACGGTGCTGTCGGTGATCCTCGGCACGGCGTTCGTGACCGGGTCCTACGTCTTCACCGACACCCTCAAGCACAGTTTCACCGGCATCTTCAACGACGCGTACAAGGGCATCGCCACCCACGTGGAGCCGGCGCACAGCTACGACGCGGGTGTCCCTTTCGGTGATCTGGCGACGATCCGGCGGGTGTCGGGGGTCGATCGGGTCGCGCCGGGCGTCGAGCGACCTGCCGCGCTGGTCAACTCCCAAGGCACCAAGGTCGCGAGCGGCGGAGCGCCCAGCGTCGCGGACACCTGGACGGTGCCCGCCGACCGCATCGGCGACCCGACCCAGTTCGAGTCCGGCGGGCCGCCGACTGCCTCGGGGGAGGCGGTGATCAACGCCGGGGCGGCGCGCAAGGGCGACATCAAGGTCGGCGACCGGGTGCGGATCGTGCTGTCGAACCGGCCGGTGCTCACGCTGACGGTGTCGGGGATCTACCGCACCAAGACCGAGAGCGGCGGCTACATCGGGGTGCTCCTCAGCCCCGCTCAAGCGGTCCAGGTGCTGTCGGACGGGCGCCACTACACCTCTGTGGACGTGTCGGCGAAGCCCGGCGTGAGCGAGGACGAGCTGACGTCGCGGATCGCCAAGATCCTCCCTTCCGGGCTCACCGTCGAGACCGGCACCAAGCTGCGGGACGACACGAACGCCCAGATCCAGACCGCGTTGTCGTTCGTCAACTACCTGCTGCTGGCCTTCGGATTCATCGCCCTGATCGTCGGCACCTTCATCATCTACAACACCTTCTCGATGATCGTCGCCCAGCGGCTGCGCGAGCTCGCGCTACTGCGGGCGGTCGGTGCGAGCCGCAAGCAGGTGCGCCGGTCGGTGCTGCTGGAGGCGTTGTTCACCGGAGTGATCGGCAGCGTGCTCGGCATCGTCGGCGGGGTGGGTCTCGCGATCGGGTTGCGCGAGCTGCTGAACGCGTTCAACGTCGGCCTGCCGTCCGGCACCTTGCTGCTGCGACCGCGCACGCTCGTCGTGGCCCTGGTCCTGGGTGTGGGGGTGACCCTCCTCTCGGCGTACATCCCCGCCCGACGCGCGTCGTCGATCGCCCCGGTCGAGGCGATGCGCGAGGAGTTCGCCATCCCGTCGGCCTCCAGCTCCACCCGGCGCACCATCCTCGGTCTCGCGCTGCTGGTCCTCGGTGTGGTCCTCACGGTGCTCGGAGCGACCTCGTCCTCCACGTCGCACGGGTCCGCCCTGATCGGCGCCGGGTTGCTGGGAGTGGGAGGCGCAGCGCTGATGCTCTCGCCGGTGCTCGCGCGCATCGTCATCCCGCCGATCGGGTGGGTCGCCGGGCGCCCGTTCGGCCGGCCGGGCACCTTGGCACCTTCGAACGCGGTCCGCAACCCGCGGCGTACGGCGGCCACGGCCTTCGCGCTGACCCTCGGACTGCTCATCGTCAGCGGCATCTCGGTGATCGGTGCGTCCGCCAAGGGCAGCGTGAACCACCTCTTCGACAACAACGTGCGCGCCGACCTCGTGCTGACCGCAGGCCAGCAGGGGACGGTGCCGCAGCCGGCGATCGACGCTGCGGCCAAGCAGGACGGCGTCGGTTCGATGACGCAGTTCCACCTCGCGTTCGGTCTCCTCGACGGAGCCGAGGAGACCGGGAGCGGCGTCGACGGACCACTCCCCGCGGTGCTGGCCCTGACACCGGTCTCGGGATCGATCTCGCCCACCGGCGACAACCTGGTCGCCAGCGAGTCCAAGGCGCGTGAGCGCGGTTGGACCATCGGGTCGATGCACACGCTCACCCACCCGGGCGTCGGGTCGGTGCGGTTGAAGCTGGTCGGCATCTACCAGGACAGCCAGCTCGCCGGGGCGTGGCTGGTGAGCGGCGCGACGTACCGCAGCCTCACTCCGGCGAACGAGCGAGCGGCGGAGGTCGGCCTCATCCGGGTCGCGCCCGGGGCCGACCTGTCACAGGTGCAGGCGCGGGTGGAGAAGGCGACCAACCCGTACTACGTGGTCTCGGTCGACACCCGCACCCAGTTCAAGGGACAGATCGCGGCACAGGTCAACACCCTGCTCGGGTTGCTCTACGCGCTGCTCGCATTGGCGATCGTCATCGCGATCCTGGGGATCATCAACACCCTGGCGTTGTCGGTGGTCGAGCGACGGCGGGAGATCGGGATGATGCGCGCGGTCGGGATGATGCGGCGGCAGGTGCGTCGCACGATCTACCTCGAGTCGTTCCTGATCGCCGTGTTCGGTGCGCTGCTCGGGCTCGCGCTCGGCATCGTCTACGGCGTGCTCTTCACCAAGCTGCTCAAGGACCAGGGTCTCAACGTGCTGGTCATTCCCTGGACCCAGGCGTTGGCCTTCCTCGTGGTCGCCGGGATCGTCGGCGTGCTGGCGGCGCTGTGGCCGGGGGTGCGCGCGGCGCGCACCCCACCGCTGGCGGCCATCGTCGACGCCTGA
- a CDS encoding VC0807 family protein, translating to MRTPLDEQMAQAGRFAPSIRMSGLLRMLALDIAIPVGGYYLARAFGAGMTAALLISTVLAGLRLCWLIWRQGRADAFAIFMLFLFAGGLTLSLITGDPRFLLLKGAALTVLSGLVFLGSVAVRRPLTFAVAGRLAGSDETSAAGLKQGWATSAPFRMGFYLMGIVWGVGLILSGTAQIVLIYTLTLDQSVAATNVVSLVFFAICIGWNVWFVERSRRLSREASDPQPQIASAPASS from the coding sequence GTGAGGACACCGCTGGACGAGCAGATGGCGCAGGCCGGTCGGTTCGCACCCTCGATCCGGATGTCCGGGCTGCTGCGGATGCTCGCCCTCGACATCGCCATCCCGGTCGGCGGCTACTACCTGGCCCGGGCTTTCGGCGCGGGGATGACCGCGGCGCTGCTCATCTCCACCGTCCTCGCGGGGCTCCGGCTGTGCTGGCTGATCTGGCGCCAGGGACGGGCCGACGCGTTCGCGATCTTCATGCTCTTCCTGTTCGCCGGCGGGCTCACGCTGTCGCTGATCACGGGCGACCCACGCTTCCTGCTCCTCAAGGGCGCCGCCCTCACCGTGCTGTCGGGTCTGGTCTTCCTCGGCTCGGTCGCGGTACGTCGCCCGCTCACCTTCGCGGTCGCGGGGCGGCTCGCGGGGTCGGACGAGACGTCCGCCGCCGGGTTGAAACAGGGCTGGGCGACCTCGGCGCCGTTCCGGATGGGCTTCTACCTGATGGGCATCGTCTGGGGTGTCGGCCTGATCCTGTCGGGCACCGCGCAGATCGTCCTGATCTACACCCTCACTCTCGATCAGTCGGTGGCGGCGACCAACGTCGTGTCCCTGGTGTTCTTCGCGATCTGCATCGGCTGGAACGTCTGGTTCGTCGAGCGCTCCCGCAGGCTGTCGCGCGAGGCCTCGGATCCGCAGCCGCAGATCGCGTCCGCGCCGGCAAGCTCGTGA
- a CDS encoding helix-turn-helix domain-containing protein, translated as MTTTALPARPVGELLRGWRERRRLSQLDLSIQAQVSTRHLSFVETGRARPTPEMILRLTDHLQVPLRERNQLLLAGGYAPAYPQHGFDAPELARIADALRSVLAGHPYPALVMDRWWDMLDANDATLALTTGCAAHLLEPPVNVLRLSLHPDGLAPRIVNLGHWRGHLMTQLRQRIERTDDDRLRALEEELLGYPGGTLESAPAAGVVLPLRLRTDVGEASFFSVAATVETAADVTVEELVLETFYPAP; from the coding sequence GTGACCACCACCGCACTGCCCGCCCGGCCGGTCGGCGAGTTGCTTCGCGGATGGCGCGAGCGGCGCCGCCTCAGCCAACTGGACCTGTCGATCCAGGCGCAGGTCTCCACCCGACACCTGAGTTTCGTCGAGACCGGGCGTGCCAGGCCGACGCCCGAGATGATCCTGAGACTGACCGATCACCTGCAGGTCCCGCTCCGCGAGCGCAACCAGCTGCTCCTCGCCGGCGGGTATGCACCGGCCTACCCTCAGCACGGCTTCGACGCCCCGGAGCTCGCCCGCATCGCCGACGCGCTGCGGTCGGTGCTGGCCGGGCATCCGTATCCCGCGCTGGTGATGGACCGGTGGTGGGACATGCTCGATGCGAACGACGCGACGCTGGCCCTCACGACCGGGTGCGCCGCCCATCTGCTCGAGCCGCCCGTCAACGTGCTGCGCCTCAGCCTGCACCCGGACGGACTGGCGCCGCGGATCGTCAATCTCGGGCACTGGCGCGGGCACCTGATGACCCAGCTGCGCCAGCGCATCGAGCGCACCGACGACGACCGGCTGCGAGCGTTGGAGGAGGAGTTGCTGGGTTATCCCGGTGGCACCCTTGAGAGCGCACCGGCGGCAGGTGTCGTACTCCCGCTGCGGCTGCGGACCGATGTCGGCGAGGCGTCGTTCTTCTCGGTCGCCGCGACGGTGGAGACGGCTGCCGACGTCACGGTCGAAGAGCTGGTCCTGGAGACGTTCTACCCGGCGCCCTGA
- a CDS encoding nuclear transport factor 2 family protein: MKGTAMNDLMTTYLACWNETDPAARRTLIDQHWTEQASYSDPMAQVRGRDAVDATIGAVQDQFPGFVFTPAGPVDAHHRQARFTWGLGPADAEPVIVGFDVVVTDDDGRIDSVLGFLDKVPA; this comes from the coding sequence ATGAAAGGCACTGCGATGAACGACCTGATGACCACCTACCTCGCCTGCTGGAACGAGACGGACCCTGCGGCCCGGCGCACACTGATCGACCAGCACTGGACCGAGCAGGCGAGCTACTCCGACCCGATGGCGCAGGTGCGCGGCCGCGACGCCGTGGACGCGACGATCGGCGCCGTCCAGGATCAGTTCCCCGGTTTCGTCTTCACGCCCGCCGGTCCGGTGGACGCCCATCACCGGCAGGCGCGTTTCACCTGGGGCCTCGGCCCGGCGGACGCCGAGCCGGTGATCGTCGGCTTCGACGTGGTCGTCACCGACGACGACGGTCGGATCGACAGCGTCCTCGGGTTCCTCGACAAGGTGCCTGCCTGA
- a CDS encoding AAA family ATPase: MDPIRNPYAPGAGQRPPELAGRDGELDTFAVVLERVARGRPERSIVLTGLRGVGKTVLLNALRSAAVRAKWGTGKWEARPEQRLRRPISAALHVAVRELGHTQADDVQQVLGVIKAFAQRDTPPGSKLREKWNPGIDAPAVSGRADSGDIEIDLVELLTDVGGLAADIGRGIALFVDEMQDLHPDDVSALCAACHEISQAGLPVIVVGAGLPHLPTVLSASKSYSERLFRYARIDRLPRDAADRALQSPAQDEDAAFEQDALDAMYAVTGGYPYFIQAYGKVAWDLAPRSPITVADVAVAAPEADAELAVGFFGSRYERATPGEREYLRGMADAAADLADADEVESVTTAAVADVLDRKPQSLSPARDALLKKGLIYSGERGRIAFTVPHFGRYLRSQT; encoded by the coding sequence GTGGATCCGATACGCAACCCGTACGCGCCCGGCGCCGGCCAGCGACCGCCCGAACTCGCCGGCCGGGACGGCGAACTCGACACGTTCGCAGTGGTGCTGGAGCGCGTCGCCCGTGGGCGGCCGGAGCGCTCGATCGTGCTCACGGGCTTGCGCGGGGTCGGCAAGACGGTGCTGCTCAACGCGTTGCGGTCCGCTGCCGTGCGCGCCAAGTGGGGGACCGGCAAGTGGGAGGCGCGGCCGGAGCAGCGACTGCGGCGCCCGATCAGCGCGGCACTGCACGTCGCGGTCCGCGAGCTCGGACACACCCAGGCCGATGACGTGCAGCAGGTGCTCGGTGTCATCAAGGCGTTCGCACAGCGGGACACCCCTCCGGGCTCCAAGCTGCGCGAGAAGTGGAACCCCGGCATCGACGCGCCCGCGGTCTCCGGACGGGCCGACTCCGGCGACATCGAGATCGACCTGGTGGAGCTGCTCACCGACGTCGGCGGTCTCGCCGCGGACATCGGCCGAGGTATCGCGCTCTTCGTCGACGAGATGCAGGATCTGCACCCCGACGACGTGTCGGCGCTGTGCGCGGCCTGCCACGAGATCAGCCAGGCGGGTCTGCCCGTGATCGTTGTGGGCGCCGGACTTCCCCACCTGCCAACGGTGCTCAGCGCATCGAAGTCCTACTCCGAACGACTCTTCCGGTATGCGCGGATCGACCGTCTGCCGCGCGACGCCGCCGACCGCGCGCTGCAGTCGCCGGCGCAGGACGAGGACGCGGCGTTCGAGCAGGACGCCCTCGACGCGATGTATGCCGTGACCGGCGGATACCCCTACTTCATCCAGGCTTACGGCAAGGTCGCCTGGGACCTCGCGCCGCGCTCGCCGATCACGGTGGCGGACGTCGCGGTCGCAGCGCCGGAGGCGGATGCCGAGCTGGCGGTCGGCTTCTTCGGATCGCGTTACGAGAGAGCCACTCCCGGCGAGCGTGAGTATCTGCGGGGGATGGCGGACGCCGCCGCCGACCTCGCTGACGCCGACGAGGTGGAGTCGGTCACCACGGCCGCAGTGGCCGACGTCCTCGATCGAAAGCCGCAGTCGCTGTCACCTGCGCGGGACGCCCTCCTGAAGAAGGGCCTCATCTATTCCGGTGAGCGCGGCCGCATCGCCTTCACCGTGCCGCACTTCGGCCGCTACCTGCGCTCGCAGACCTGA